A window of Diospyros lotus cultivar Yz01 chromosome 14, ASM1463336v1, whole genome shotgun sequence contains these coding sequences:
- the LOC127790501 gene encoding leucine-rich repeat receptor-like serine/threonine/tyrosine-protein kinase SOBIR1, giving the protein MAGTTPFCSVLTVFSVIILAQANNLSLDNPDHDALLIVQEGLGMSKSQRLDEQNPCNCAGVFCRRRKGSNNSYVLRVNRIFLKSRELAGVLTPAIGQLSELEELSLPNNRLVDQIPPEIASRRKLEILNLRDNDLSGEVPAGVLSSLARLRVLDLSSNRFSGNLNFLKYSPNLEILSLANNKFSGKVPSSLQSLQSFVNLRVFKISGNPLLKLGSSVPVLNEAGRSSSKLTERKTVPKRFIRAENSRTRSQAAAAKAPSSSKGSSTNTSTTHAPAPAPAPAPARGHKHGKGAKKAGVCILGFLAGGLSMSGTGFLLLVFFKVIVIVVRGRKRDLGPTIFSPLIKKPEDLAFLEEGGGLASLEVIGRGGCGEVYKKELPGSNGIVIAIKKIVKPYWDATGDATVLTEEDSRAPNKMIRQIRSEIQTMGLIRHRNLLPVLAHAFRPDCHFLVYEFMKNGSLRGMLKQVSAGTRELDWLARHKIALGVAAGLEYLHMDHSPRIIHRDLKPENILLDDAMEAQIADFGFAKLVPDANTQVRSSYVVGTLGYIAPEYYSTLTFTDKCDIYSFGVTLGVLVIGKFPSDEFFQHTEEVSLVRWMRNVMTSGDPKRAIEPKLMGNGYEEQMLQVLEIACFCTLEDPEQRPNSQVIKCMLSQIKHD; this is encoded by the coding sequence ATGGCCGGAACCACGCCCTTCTGCTCCGTCCTCACAGTCTTCTCGGTGATCATCCTTGCTCAGGCTAATAATCTCAGTCTTGACAATCCGGATCATGATGCTCTCTTAATTGTCCAAGAAGGCTTGGGAATGTCCAAGAGTCAACGCCTGGATGAGCAGAATCCATGTAACTGCGCCGGAGTTTTCTGCCGGAGGAGGAAGGGCTCAAACAACTCCTATGTTCTCCGAGTTAACAGGATTTTCTTGAAATCTCGGGAGCTCGCCGGGGTTCTGACTCCGGCAATTGGGCAGCTGTCCGAGCTCGAAGAGCTCTCTCTGCCTAACAACCGGCTTGTTGACCAGATCCCACCGGAAATAGCTTCCCGCCGGAAACTGGAAATTCTTAACCTCCGAGACAATGACTTGTCTGGGGAGGTTCCGGCAGGGGTACTGTCGTCGTTAGCACGCCTTCGAGTCCTCGACCTCTCTTCCAACAGATTTTCCGGGAATCTGAACTTCTTGAAGTACTCCCCCAATCTGGAAATACTTTCCCTTGCCAACAATAAGTTTTCCGGGAAAGTACCTTCATCGCTGCAAAGCCTGCAATCCTTTGTGAATCTCAGAGTGTTCAAAATCTCAGGGAATCCTTTGCTCAAGCTCGGAAGCTCGGTGCCGGTGCTGAATGAGGCCGGCCGATCCTCGTCTAAATTGACAGAAAGGAAGACGGTTCCAAAGCGTTTCATACGTGCTGAAAATTCCAGAACCAGAAGTCAAGCTGCTGCTGCAAAGGCGCCTTCCTCAAGTAAAGGCTCGAGTACTAACACTAGCACTACCCACGCTCCTGCACCAGCACCAGCACCAGCACCAGCAAGGGGACACAAGCACGGGAAAGGGGCAAAGAAGGCGGGTGTGTGCATTCTAGGATTCCTGGCCGGAGGATTATCAATGAGCGGAACCGGGTTTCTGTTATTAGTGTTCTTCAAAGTAATTGTGATTGTGGTTAGAGGTAGAAAGAGGGATTTGGGTCCAACAATCTTCAGCCCACTAATCAAGAAACCCGAAGATTTGGCATTCCTGGAGGAAGGAGGAGGACTGGCATCGCTGGAAGTCATTGGAAGAGGTGGATGTGGAGAAGTCTACAAGAAGGAGTTGCCTGGAAGCAATGGAATTGTGATAGCCATAAAGAAGATAGTTAAACCCTACTGGGATGCAACAGGGGATGCAACAGTGTTGACAGAGGAAGATTCTAGGGCTCCGAACAAGATGATTCGACAAATTAGATCTGAGATTCAGACTATGGGTCTGATACGACACAGGAACCTTTTACCTGTGCTAGCTCATGCGTTCCGGCCTGACTGCCATTTCCTGGTATACGAATTCATGAAGAATGGAAGCTTAAGGGGCATGCTGAAACAAGTTTCGGCAGGTACTAGAGAACTGGATTGGCTGGCTCGTCACAAGATAGCACTGGGAGTGGCAGCCGGGCTTGAGTATCTACACATGGACCATTCTCCTCGTATAATTCATAGAGATCTCAAGCCTGAAAACATCCTTTTGGATGACGCGATGGAAGCTCAAATTGCAGATTTCGGGTTTGCAAAGCTAGTGCCTGACGCAAATACTCAAGTGAGAAGTTCCTATGTCGTGGGAACTCTGGGATACATTGCCCCAGAGTACTATTCGACGCTGACGTTCACAGATAAGTGTGATATATACAGCTTTGGTGTGACGCTGGGGGTTCTGGTGATAGGAAAGTTTCCATCTGATGAATTCTTCCAACATACAGAAGAGGTGAGCTTGGTGAGGTGGATGAGAAATGTCATGACTTCTGGTGATCCAAAAAGAGCAATTGAGCCTAAGCTGATGGGCAATGGGTACGAGGAGCAGATGCTTCAGGTCCTCGAGATTGCTTGCTTTTGCACTCTTGAAGATCCTGAACAGAGGCCTAACAGCCAGGTGATTAAATGCATGTTGTCTCAGATCAAGCACGATTGA